The following proteins come from a genomic window of Malus domestica chromosome 02, GDT2T_hap1:
- the LOC103401808 gene encoding anthocyanidin 3-O-glucosyltransferase 5-like has protein sequence MSSKQHAAILCSPGMGHLIPVLELGKRLVTHLNFAVTIFISPSSEAELKAATSTKILDIVQLPPPDISGLVGPDTSVPTKLVVMMRELRHVFRSAVRAMKFTPTMLIVDLFGTESFPIAEELGIPKYLFFASNAWFFSFLICCLTFDKEVEGNFVDHKEPLKVPGCREFRPQLDVFDVMLYRTNQQYHDFVGIASRIPKCSDGILLNMWEELEPTTLAALRDENLLGRHLTVPVYPIGPIIRPNDLSCSKGKVFDWLDKQPSESVIFLSFGSGGALSHEQMTEIAWGLEFSQQRFIWVICAPTTTTADAAYLTTDCDDESPLKYLPEGFVDRTKDLGLVIPFWAPQVEILAHPSVGGFLSHCGWSSTLESLTNGVPMIVWPLHAEQRVNATLLTEEFEVAVRSKIPPWKKVVDRKEIEEMVRMIMEDQKGFVLRERMKKLKESAAKALGEGGSSRNALSQFAKHGESMYMKLANVNVRH, from the coding sequence ATGAGCTCCAAGCAACATGCAGCCATTCTCTGCAGCCCGGGGATGGGGCACCTCATCCCTGTCCTCGAGCTCGGAAAACGGCTCGTCACGCACCTAAACTTTGCTGTCACAATCTTCATCTCCCCGTCTTCCGAGGCGGAACTCAAGGCAGCCACGTCCACAAAAATATTGGACATCGTCCAACTCCCACCCCCGGACATTTCTGGCCTCGTGGGCCCGGACACTTCAGTCCCTACAAAACTGGTCGTAATGATGCGAGAGCTACGACATGTGTTCCGGTCAGCCGTACGTGCCATGAAGTTCACCCCGACCATGCTTATCGTGGACCTGTTCGGCACTGAATCATTTCCCATTGCCGAGGAGCTAGGGATTCCAAAGTACTTGTTCTTTGCTTCCAATGCATGGTTTTTCTCGTTCTTGATTTGCTGTCTGACATTCGACAAGGAAGTCGAAGGAAACTTCGTTGACCACAAAGAGCCGTTGAAGGTCCCAGGTTGTAGGGAGTTCCGTCCGCAGCTCGATGTCTTTGATGTTATGTTGTACCGGACCAACCAACAATACCATGATTTTGTTGGGATAGCAAGCCGGATCCCCAAGTGTAGTGATGGGATCTTGCTAAACATGTGGGAGGAGTTAGAGCCCACTACTCTTGCGGCGCTTAGAGATGAGAACTTGTTGGGCCGGCACTTGACAGTGCCGGTTTATCCAATTGGGCCCATAATAAGGCCTAATGATTTGTCATGTTCAAAGGGAAAGGTGTTTGATTGGCTAGACAAGCAACCTAGTGAGTCGGTAATTTTCTTGTCGTTTGGTAGTGGTGGGGCTTTGTCGCACGAGCAAATGACTGAGATTGCTTGGGGCTTGGAGTTCAGCCAACAACGATTCATTTGGGTGATATGCGCTCCCACCACAACAACTGCGGATGCGGCCTATCTTACGACTGACTGTGATGATGAAAGCCCGTTGAAGTACTTGCCTGAAGGGTTTGTTGACCGAACCAAGGACCTTGGGCTTGTTATTCCTTTTTGGGCCCCACAAGTGGAGATTTTGGCCCATCCATCGGTCGGAGGGTTTTTGTCGCATTGCGGGTGGAGCTCAACTCTAGAGAGCCTAACCAATGGAGTGCCGATGATTGTTTGGCCGCTTCATGCGGAGCAGAGGGTGAACGCCACGCTGTTGACAGAAGAGTTCGAAGTGGCGGTGCGGTCGAAGATACCGCCGTGGAAGAAAGTGGTGGATAGAAAAGAGATAGAGGAAATGGTGAGGATGATTATGGAGGACCAAAAAGGCTTTGTTTTGAGGGAAAGAATGAAGAAGCTAAAAGAAAGTGCCGCAAAGGCTTTGGGAGAAGGGGGTTCATCTCGTAATGCTCTTTCTCAATTTGCAAAGCATGGCGAGTCGATGTACATGAAGCTTGCCAATGTTAATGTCCGACACTGA
- the LOC103401814 gene encoding anthocyanidin 3-O-glucosyltransferase 5-like, which produces MSSKQHAAILCSPGMGHLIPVLELGKQLVTHQNFAVTIFIFPSSEAELKAATCTKICDIVQLPAPDTSKPANLIVKMRELRHVFRSAVCAMKFTPTMLIVDLFGTESFPIAEELGIPKYLFFASNAWFLSFVICCPTFDMEVEGNFVDHKEPLKIPGCRELRPRLDVIDIMLDRTDQRYHDFVGIASRIPKCSDGILLNTWKELEPITLAALRDENLLGRYSTVPVYPIGPIIRPNESNRSVGKVFDWLDKQPNESVIFVSFGSGGALSHEQMIELAWGLEFSQQRFIWVIRSPTVTTADAAYFTTDGDVEGPLKYLPEGFIDRTKDLGLVIPLWAPQVEILSHPSVGGFLSHCGWSSTLESLTNGVPMIAWPLFAEQRTNATLLTEELGVAVRSKVPPWKKVVERKEIEEMVRMIMVDQKGFVLRERMKKLKESAAKALEEGGSSHNALSQFAKHGESMYMQLANVNVRN; this is translated from the coding sequence ATGAGCTCCAAGCAACATGCAGCTATTCTCTGCAGCCCGGGGATGGGGCACCTCATCCCTGTCCTCGAGCTCGGAAAACAACTCGTCACACACCAAAACTTCGCCGTCACAATCTTCATCTTCCCGTCTTCCGAGGCGGAACTCAAGGCAGCCACGTGCACAAAAATATGTGACATCGTCCAACTCCCAGCCCCGGACACTTCAAAGCCTGCAAACCTGATCGTAAAGATGCGAGAGCTGCGACATGTCTTCCGGTCAGCCGTATGTGCCATGAAGTTCACCCCGACCATGCTTATTGTGGACCTGTTCGGCACCGAATCATTTCCCATTGCCGAGGAGCTAGGGATTCCAAAGTACTTGTTCTTTGCTTCCAATGCATGGTTTTTGTCGTTCGTGATTTGCTGTCCAACATTCGACATGGAAGTCGAAGGAAACTTCGTTGACCACAAAGAACCGTTGAAGATCCCAGGTTGTAGGGAGTTACGCCCTCGGCTCGATGTCATTGATATTATGTTGGACCGAACCGACCAGCGTTACCATGATTTTGTTGGGATTGCAAGCCGGATCCCCAAGTGTAGTGATGGGATCTTGCTAAACACGTGGAAGGAGCTAGAGCCCATTACTCTTGCGGCGCTTAGAGATGAGAACTTGTTGGGCAGGTACTCGACAGTGCCCGTTTATCCAATTGGGCCCATAATAAGGCCCAATGAGTCCAACCGTTCGGTGGGTAAGGTGTTTGATTGGCTAGATAAGCAACCCAATGAGTCCGTAATCTTCGTGTCATTTGGTAGCGGTGGGGCTTTGTCGCACGAGCAAATGATTGAGCTTGCTTGGGGTTTGGAGTTCAGCCAACAACGATTCATTTGGGTGATACGATCCCCGACCGTAACAACTGCGGATGCGGCTTATTTTACGACTGACGGTGATGTTGAAGGCCCGTTAAAGTACTTGCCTGAAGGGTTCATTGACCGGACCAAGGACCTCGGGCTTGTTATTCCTTTGTGGGCCCCACAAGTGGAGATTTTGTCCCATCCATCAGTCGGAGGGTTTTTGTCGCATTGTGGGTGGAGCTCAACCCTAGAGAGCCTAACCAACGGAGTGCCAATGATTGCTTGGCCTCTTTTTGCGGAGCAAAGGACGAACGCCACGCTTCTGACAGAAGAGCTTGGGGTGGCGGTGCGGTCCAAGGTACCACCGTGGAAAAAAGTAGTGGAGAGGAAAGAGATCGAGGAAATGGTGAGAATGATTATGGTGGACCAAAAAGGCTTTGTTTTGAGGGAAAGAATGAAGAAGCTAAAAGAAAGTGCCGCAAAGGCATTGGAAGAAGGGGGTTCATCTCATAATGCTCTTTCTCAATTTGCAAAGCATGGTGAATCGATGTACATGCAACTTGCCAATGTCAATGTCCGAAACTGA